Proteins encoded together in one Sinorhizobium sp. B11 window:
- a CDS encoding ABC transporter substrate-binding protein, whose product MRSKLITATTALVLLASGSAYAQSATLTIWSWNVAASALKSTIEGFNKQFPDIKVDVQDLGNQQVFDKTLAACAAGGDGLPDIVTIENFEAEIFWSRFPDCFANLKDLGYNADMQSKFPDFKRTELEIGDVAYAMPWDSGPVTVFYRRDYYEKAGVDPKSIATWDDFIAAGKKISAANPGVLMGQADFNGDSEWFRMLANEQGCGYFSTDGQSITVNQPACVQTLEKVKAMKDAGTLTAANWDEKISSNTAGKVASQVFGGWYEGTIRSGSPDLSGKWGVYAMPGMSADSPHAANLGGSSLAINANSQNKEAAFKYLTYALTTNEGQVTMLKSFGLVPSLLSAVQDPFVNEPQPYWGGQKIWADILATLPKIVPSRGTAFQTDADAIYKTTQTKYFAGGYPDAKAALDDAAKQIASATGLPIAQ is encoded by the coding sequence ATGCGCTCTAAACTCATAACGGCAACGACAGCGCTCGTGCTGCTTGCATCCGGATCTGCCTATGCGCAATCCGCTACGCTTACCATCTGGAGCTGGAACGTCGCAGCTTCCGCTCTCAAATCGACGATCGAGGGCTTCAACAAGCAGTTCCCGGACATCAAGGTCGATGTCCAGGATCTCGGCAACCAGCAGGTCTTCGACAAGACGCTCGCCGCCTGCGCCGCCGGCGGCGACGGCCTTCCCGATATCGTGACGATCGAGAATTTCGAGGCGGAAATCTTCTGGAGCCGTTTCCCGGATTGCTTCGCCAATCTGAAGGATCTCGGCTACAACGCCGACATGCAGTCGAAATTCCCCGATTTCAAGCGCACCGAGCTTGAAATCGGCGATGTCGCCTATGCCATGCCGTGGGATTCCGGTCCGGTTACCGTCTTCTATCGTCGCGATTACTACGAAAAGGCCGGTGTCGATCCGAAGTCGATTGCAACCTGGGACGATTTCATTGCCGCCGGCAAGAAGATCTCGGCAGCCAATCCCGGCGTCTTGATGGGCCAGGCCGATTTCAACGGCGACAGCGAATGGTTCCGCATGCTCGCCAACGAACAGGGCTGCGGCTATTTCTCGACCGACGGCCAGTCGATCACCGTCAACCAGCCGGCTTGCGTCCAGACGCTGGAAAAAGTCAAGGCGATGAAGGATGCCGGCACGCTGACGGCAGCAAACTGGGACGAAAAGATCTCCTCCAACACCGCCGGCAAAGTCGCAAGCCAGGTTTTCGGCGGCTGGTATGAAGGCACGATCCGTTCCGGCTCTCCCGATCTGTCGGGCAAATGGGGTGTCTACGCCATGCCCGGTATGAGCGCGGACAGCCCGCATGCTGCCAACCTCGGCGGCTCTTCGCTCGCCATCAATGCCAATTCGCAGAACAAGGAAGCAGCCTTCAAGTATCTGACATACGCACTCACCACCAATGAGGGCCAGGTCACGATGCTGAAGTCGTTCGGCCTCGTGCCGTCGCTGCTGTCGGCCGTGCAGGATCCCTTCGTCAACGAGCCGCAGCCCTATTGGGGCGGCCAGAAGATCTGGGCCGACATCCTCGCTACCCTGCCGAAGATCGTGCCGAGCCGTGGCACGGCCTTCCAGACTGACGCGGATGCAATCTACAAGACGACG
- a CDS encoding helix-turn-helix domain-containing protein: MELAESKVVGKPVYQPGASTIEGMPMALQMFYAHPPVMAMPHWHAQVEVNYIMRGDVHYRMNGHEVSLKAGQMCLFWGGQPHQMDESSDDSLYAGAHLPLVYFFKMRLPPTIGTRLMKGEILLTSATDAADEANFPRWYDYARSGDPRKTQHAVDELLLRIERIALDSYSMTPDDSADELEQPSAHLSRSVARMCDFIASNFLQDIDTVEIARAVELHPKYAMNLFKKTTGMTISKYLNLLRLSHAQAQLMGEGSNVLQIAMDSGFGSISAFNKSFRNIAGMSPSDFRRDIRSVIGNISVAG, translated from the coding sequence ATCGAATTGGCGGAAAGTAAGGTCGTCGGCAAACCTGTTTACCAGCCTGGTGCGAGCACCATTGAAGGCATGCCGATGGCGCTTCAGATGTTTTACGCCCATCCGCCGGTCATGGCGATGCCGCACTGGCATGCGCAGGTCGAGGTCAATTATATCATGCGCGGCGACGTTCACTACCGCATGAATGGCCATGAAGTCAGCCTCAAGGCCGGTCAGATGTGCTTGTTCTGGGGCGGGCAGCCGCATCAGATGGACGAATCCTCCGATGATTCTCTCTATGCCGGCGCGCATTTGCCGCTCGTTTATTTCTTCAAGATGCGCCTGCCTCCGACCATAGGCACCCGTCTGATGAAGGGGGAGATCCTGCTGACATCTGCGACCGATGCGGCCGACGAGGCAAATTTTCCGCGTTGGTATGACTATGCCAGGTCCGGCGACCCGCGGAAAACGCAGCATGCCGTTGACGAATTGCTTCTGCGCATCGAGCGGATTGCCTTGGATTCCTACTCGATGACGCCCGACGATAGCGCCGACGAACTTGAGCAGCCCAGCGCACATTTGTCCCGCAGCGTCGCTCGCATGTGCGACTTCATCGCGAGCAATTTCCTGCAGGATATTGATACGGTCGAAATCGCCCGCGCGGTCGAGCTCCATCCGAAATATGCGATGAACCTGTTCAAGAAAACGACCGGCATGACGATCAGTAAGTATCTCAATCTGCTGCGTCTTTCGCATGCCCAGGCACAGTTGATGGGCGAGGGCTCGAATGTGCTTCAGATCGCGATGGATAGTGGGTTCGGGTCGATCAGTGCATTCAACAAGTCGTTCCGGAATATTGCCGGCATGTCCCCATCCGACTTCCGGCGCGATATACGCTCAGTGATAGGAAACATCTCCGTCGCCGGTTGA
- a CDS encoding acylphosphatase, translating into MTTSQDAFRVRITGGVQGVGYRAWARGQALQLGLTGWVRNEADGSVSALIVGSPVATGSMLERFWSGPAGSSVLEVKTEEAALDEVPSDFRIVR; encoded by the coding sequence ATGACAACCAGCCAGGATGCTTTTCGTGTACGCATTACCGGCGGTGTGCAGGGCGTCGGCTATCGCGCCTGGGCCCGCGGTCAAGCCCTGCAGCTCGGCTTGACGGGCTGGGTGCGGAATGAGGCCGACGGCTCGGTCAGCGCTCTGATTGTCGGCTCCCCAGTCGCCACCGGTTCCATGCTTGAGCGTTTCTGGAGCGGTCCCGCCGGTTCCTCCGTATTGGAGGTGAAAACAGAGGAGGCCGCTCTCGACGAGGTGCCGAGCGACTTTCGTATCGTCCGATAA
- a CDS encoding ABC transporter ATP-binding protein, producing the protein MTSVVLESVRKNFGSLEVMKGIDLTVEPGEFCVFVGPSGCGKSTLLRIISGLETTTSGQVFIDGKDVTDAEPSERGIAMVFQSYALYPHLTVAENIGFGLSLARRPKAEIAERVKQTADILQLSHLLERKPRALSGGQRQRVAIGRAIIRNPKVFLFDEPLSNLDASLRSQMRIELTELHAKLGATMIYVTHDQVEAMTMADKIVVLNGGQIEQVGTPMTLYNNPASPFVAGFIGSPKMNLFDGEIAARENCRTYGIRPEHIALSSIEGKWQGKVRHIERLGADTVVYLDVPELQTLVVRTDGDRPIKIGEMQFASPLAAKEHRFS; encoded by the coding sequence ATGACATCAGTTGTTCTCGAAAGTGTCCGCAAGAATTTTGGCAGCCTGGAAGTCATGAAGGGCATTGATCTCACTGTTGAGCCGGGTGAGTTCTGCGTCTTCGTCGGCCCGTCCGGCTGTGGGAAATCGACGCTGCTCCGCATCATCTCGGGATTGGAGACGACAACATCGGGGCAGGTCTTCATCGACGGAAAGGACGTGACCGATGCCGAACCATCCGAGCGCGGTATCGCCATGGTCTTCCAGTCCTATGCCCTCTACCCGCATCTGACCGTGGCGGAAAATATCGGCTTCGGCCTGTCGCTTGCCAGGCGCCCAAAGGCGGAAATCGCCGAAAGGGTGAAGCAGACGGCCGATATCCTGCAGCTTTCGCATCTGCTCGAGCGCAAACCAAGGGCGCTTTCGGGTGGACAACGGCAACGCGTCGCAATCGGCAGGGCGATCATCCGCAACCCCAAGGTCTTCCTGTTCGACGAGCCGCTTTCGAACCTCGACGCGTCGCTGCGTTCGCAGATGCGCATCGAGTTGACCGAGCTTCATGCCAAGCTCGGTGCCACGATGATCTACGTCACCCATGACCAGGTCGAGGCGATGACGATGGCCGACAAGATCGTCGTTCTGAACGGCGGCCAGATCGAGCAGGTCGGGACGCCGATGACGCTCTATAACAATCCGGCCAGCCCCTTCGTCGCCGGCTTCATCGGCTCGCCGAAGATGAACCTGTTCGACGGAGAGATCGCTGCGCGGGAGAATTGCCGGACTTACGGCATCCGGCCGGAGCATATCGCGCTCTCATCGATCGAAGGAAAGTGGCAGGGCAAGGTACGCCATATCGAGCGGCTCGGTGCCGACACGGTAGTCTATCTCGATGTACCGGAATTGCAGACGCTTGTCGTACGAACGGATGGCGACCGGCCGATCAAGATCGGAGAAATGCAATTCGCCTCGCCGCTCGCCGCGAAGGAACACAGGTTCTCCTGA
- a CDS encoding carbohydrate ABC transporter permease: protein MSRRQLYTGVAALAACSVIFVLPFLFIFVTAAKTKQDAAALKFSWPAEWQLWQNFMEVVQTRNYMLLLAYFNSTVITVAAVSLLVLFGAMVGYVLQRRPSRWNTVIYGCVLAGLMIPPAIVPTIWVLQLLGLFKTLSGMVLIQVAYGLGFTVLLFRSFIATIPRDLDEAAIIDGAKPFQIFFRVILPLLKPVTVTVIVVQSIAIFNDFTNPLYYLPGRENVTVQLTLYNFQGQFQTQFNLLFMNILLVTIPPLIVFIFFNRQIVAGMTAGAVKG, encoded by the coding sequence ATGAGCCGCCGCCAGCTTTATACCGGGGTTGCGGCACTGGCCGCCTGCAGCGTGATCTTCGTGCTGCCTTTCCTCTTCATCTTCGTAACGGCGGCCAAGACGAAACAGGATGCGGCTGCGCTGAAATTCAGCTGGCCGGCCGAGTGGCAGCTCTGGCAGAATTTCATGGAGGTCGTGCAGACCCGCAACTACATGCTGCTGCTCGCCTATTTCAATTCGACCGTTATCACCGTGGCGGCCGTCAGCCTGCTGGTATTGTTCGGGGCGATGGTCGGCTACGTGCTGCAGCGCCGCCCCTCGCGTTGGAATACGGTCATTTATGGATGTGTGCTCGCCGGCCTGATGATCCCGCCGGCCATTGTTCCGACCATCTGGGTACTGCAGCTGCTCGGCCTCTTCAAGACACTGTCGGGCATGGTGCTGATCCAGGTCGCCTATGGCCTCGGCTTCACGGTTCTGCTGTTTCGCAGCTTCATCGCAACCATTCCGCGGGATCTCGATGAGGCTGCGATCATCGACGGGGCAAAGCCGTTCCAAATCTTCTTTCGCGTCATTCTGCCGCTTTTGAAGCCCGTCACCGTGACTGTCATTGTCGTCCAGTCTATTGCCATCTTCAATGATTTCACCAACCCGCTCTACTATCTGCCGGGCCGCGAGAACGTGACTGTGCAGCTGACGCTTTATAACTTCCAGGGCCAGTTCCAGACCCAGTTCAACCTGCTGTTCATGAACATCCTCCTGGTAACCATTCCGCCCCTGATCGTCTTCATCTTCTTCAACCGCCAGATTGTTGCAGGCATGACTGCCGGCGCAGTCAAGGGATAG
- a CDS encoding sugar ABC transporter permease encodes MTTRKSPYPYWFVLPAAVIFTVLFLVPTIASFWFSLTRWDLFTTQFIGLENYRQFFREPFLIQGLVNTIIYAVLTSGTKTVLGLLLAVLLTSGLWGQGLLRTVIFFPVLVSTIGVGITFSVLMHPTRGLINVALAAIGIHGPGWLTDPALALYSIVFVDLWKGIGLATVIYIAGLASISPDYYEAARIDGATRTQMFFRVTVPLVRPATVTVVTLSLIGGLRSFDLIWAMTRGGPGFSSDVLASVIYKQYQAGFYGLSTAGNVILFLLIGLIVLPLTAWFNRKEVDL; translated from the coding sequence ATGACAACACGCAAGTCGCCTTATCCCTATTGGTTCGTACTGCCGGCGGCGGTGATATTCACCGTCCTCTTCCTGGTGCCAACGATCGCATCCTTCTGGTTCAGTCTCACACGTTGGGATCTCTTCACCACGCAGTTCATCGGTCTCGAGAACTACCGGCAGTTCTTCCGCGAGCCCTTCCTGATCCAGGGCCTGGTCAACACGATCATCTATGCGGTTCTGACGTCGGGCACGAAAACCGTCCTTGGTCTCCTTCTCGCGGTGCTATTGACCTCAGGCCTGTGGGGACAAGGCCTGCTGCGCACCGTGATCTTCTTTCCGGTTCTTGTCTCGACAATCGGCGTCGGCATCACCTTCTCGGTGCTCATGCATCCGACCCGCGGGCTGATCAATGTCGCGCTTGCAGCCATTGGCATCCACGGCCCCGGCTGGCTGACCGATCCGGCTCTTGCGCTCTACTCCATCGTCTTCGTCGATCTCTGGAAAGGCATCGGCCTTGCGACCGTGATCTATATTGCCGGGCTCGCCTCAATCAGCCCGGACTATTATGAAGCCGCCCGTATCGATGGCGCGACCCGTACGCAGATGTTTTTCCGTGTCACGGTCCCGCTGGTGCGCCCCGCCACAGTGACCGTCGTGACGCTCTCGCTGATCGGCGGGCTCAGAAGTTTCGACCTGATATGGGCAATGACCCGCGGCGGGCCGGGCTTTTCCTCTGATGTTCTCGCAAGCGTCATCTACAAACAATACCAGGCAGGCTTCTATGGCCTTTCGACGGCCGGTAACGTGATCCTCTTCCTGCTCATCGGCCTCATCGTCCTGCCACTGACGGCCTGGTTCAATCGCAAGGAGGTGGACCTATGA
- a CDS encoding extracellular solute-binding protein, giving the protein MRMTKCSILAASIMALAAGVAHADVTLSVLIDTNPESIASFDAVSKAYMEKHPDVTFDVEQRAGGSEGDNIIKTRLATGEMADIFQYNSGSLFQALKPQETIADLSDLPSEAGILDSFKKVVTSPDGHVRGLPFGPAMGGGIFYNRKIYADLGLTPPKTWAEFMSNNEKIKAAGKVAVAQTYGTTWTSQLFVLADFYNVQAEVPNFASDYTANKIKYATTPAALRGFEHLEEVAKGGFLNADFGAATFDDGMRMVATGEAAHYPNLTFGIGTIQQNFPDNLKDLGFFAQPGTDAAKNGLTVWMPSALYASAKSENLEEAKKFLDFVGSKEACDLMAKAVPSGPYLVKGCELPKDIPPVVSDMLPYFNADGHNGPALEFLSPVKGPALEQITVEVGTGIRSAKDAAALYDQDVEKQAKQLGLPNW; this is encoded by the coding sequence ATGCGAATGACGAAGTGCAGCATCCTTGCAGCCAGCATCATGGCTCTTGCCGCTGGAGTGGCACATGCAGATGTGACCCTCAGCGTGCTGATCGATACCAATCCGGAATCCATTGCCTCGTTCGATGCCGTTTCCAAAGCCTATATGGAAAAGCATCCGGACGTCACATTCGACGTCGAACAGCGTGCCGGTGGCTCTGAGGGTGATAACATCATCAAGACCCGGCTTGCTACGGGCGAAATGGCTGATATTTTTCAGTATAATAGCGGTTCACTCTTCCAGGCATTGAAGCCGCAGGAGACGATCGCAGATCTTTCTGACCTTCCGTCTGAAGCTGGCATTCTCGACAGTTTCAAGAAGGTCGTCACCAGCCCCGACGGCCACGTTCGCGGCCTTCCTTTTGGTCCCGCCATGGGCGGCGGCATCTTCTATAACAGAAAGATCTACGCCGATCTCGGCCTCACCCCGCCGAAGACCTGGGCGGAGTTCATGAGCAACAACGAGAAGATCAAGGCAGCCGGCAAGGTAGCCGTGGCCCAGACTTACGGCACGACCTGGACGTCGCAGCTCTTCGTGCTGGCGGATTTCTATAACGTTCAGGCCGAGGTTCCGAACTTCGCGAGCGACTACACAGCCAACAAGATCAAATATGCCACGACACCTGCCGCATTGCGCGGTTTCGAACATCTCGAGGAGGTTGCGAAAGGCGGGTTCCTCAATGCGGACTTCGGCGCGGCCACCTTTGACGACGGTATGCGGATGGTGGCCACGGGAGAAGCCGCGCACTATCCGAATCTCACCTTCGGCATCGGCACCATCCAGCAGAATTTCCCTGACAACCTGAAGGACCTGGGCTTCTTTGCCCAACCCGGGACGGACGCTGCCAAGAACGGCCTGACCGTCTGGATGCCCTCGGCGCTCTATGCTTCCGCCAAGTCCGAAAACCTGGAAGAGGCCAAGAAATTCCTTGATTTCGTCGGCTCCAAGGAAGCCTGCGATCTGATGGCGAAAGCCGTTCCCTCAGGTCCCTATCTCGTCAAGGGATGCGAACTTCCGAAGGATATTCCGCCGGTCGTTTCCGACATGCTGCCCTACTTCAATGCTGACGGGCACAATGGTCCGGCACTCGAATTCCTGTCGCCGGTGAAGGGACCGGCGCTTGAGCAGATTACCGTCGAGGTCGGGACCGGCATACGCTCTGCCAAGGACGCAGCCGCTCTCTACGATCAGGATGTCGAGAAGCAGGCCAAGCAGCTTGGCCTGCCGAACTGGTAA
- a CDS encoding glycoside hydrolase family 78 protein translates to MKTVSAHGIAGEDGLAGSAFRFTASMIGPSCDGGQATSGTFVSREFALDAVPAETTLRISALGLYRAFINGQRVGDDLLTPGWTCYDDRIAYQAYDVAKLLQPGDNRIEIWLGDGWYRSQLMWASNPIINCWGERTGAIAELSAGGEALLKTDDSWKSGFTPVTRNGIYYGEDYDARIRPRDSHGIDVLSFDKALLVPHETGAVKELPGLAPVDRWTESDGRIVYDFGQNAGAYIRLRLEGTAGAQVRVEHSEVLGADRFFDNRNYRSARAELIYTLSGEGEEEYAPLFTFMGFRYARITVTGQAEVIAVTMVPVTSVPTSAGGFTSGIAAVNKLVDNTIWSQRSNFIEVPTDCPQRDERLGWTGDAQVFAGASCWLADSQSFLKKYLRDVIHDQRANGAVSHFSPDPTRLHPIDGRGDWAGSTGWGDAIVIIPWQLYLHYGDSAVLEECFPAMLGWLEYLWGISDGPIIRPPAVWGEHGFTFGDWLQPVGDNRKPRPTVADDCAATLYHFISTQLTAKIARILGETVEAARLEKRANEIRAAFRNEFFSPSGRIAHNDQTSWSLAFLYGLVPPEYEEAARGYFRRVAEETDGVIGTGFIGTPALLPALTRLGMLDLAEKMFLNRKVPGWLYQVERGATSIWERWDALAEDGTIYDPDMNSYNHYAYGAVCQWLFEDVAGIKPLEDKPGFEEVAFDPAILPALSPVSAWHDTRFGRIEAGWTLEEGTVTCRLVLPQGVTARLQGRGDRKSLQANGAPIEQGEETRLDAGEHTITFSI, encoded by the coding sequence ATGAAGACTGTTTCGGCCCACGGCATCGCCGGGGAGGACGGCCTTGCCGGTTCTGCTTTCCGGTTCACGGCGTCAATGATCGGCCCGTCCTGCGACGGTGGCCAGGCAACATCGGGCACGTTTGTGTCGCGTGAATTCGCACTCGACGCCGTTCCTGCCGAAACAACGCTGCGTATCTCCGCGCTCGGCCTCTATCGTGCCTTCATCAACGGACAGCGCGTGGGTGATGACCTTCTGACGCCCGGATGGACCTGTTATGACGACCGGATCGCCTATCAGGCCTATGATGTCGCGAAACTCCTGCAGCCCGGCGACAATCGCATCGAGATCTGGCTCGGCGACGGCTGGTATCGCAGCCAACTGATGTGGGCGTCCAATCCGATCATCAATTGCTGGGGCGAGCGGACGGGGGCGATCGCAGAATTAAGCGCGGGCGGCGAAGCGCTCCTTAAAACCGACGACAGCTGGAAGAGCGGCTTCACTCCCGTTACGCGCAACGGGATCTATTATGGCGAAGATTATGATGCCCGCATCCGCCCGCGGGACAGCCACGGTATCGATGTTCTCTCATTCGACAAGGCTTTGCTCGTTCCGCACGAGACCGGCGCAGTCAAGGAACTGCCCGGCCTCGCTCCTGTCGATCGCTGGACCGAGAGCGACGGCCGGATCGTCTATGATTTCGGGCAGAATGCGGGCGCCTATATAAGGCTGCGGCTCGAAGGTACTGCCGGAGCGCAGGTGCGCGTCGAGCATTCCGAAGTGCTCGGCGCTGACCGCTTTTTCGACAATCGCAACTACCGCAGCGCGCGTGCCGAGCTGATCTATACGCTGTCGGGTGAAGGCGAAGAGGAATATGCGCCGCTCTTCACTTTCATGGGCTTTCGCTATGCACGCATTACCGTCACCGGCCAGGCCGAAGTGATCGCGGTCACCATGGTCCCGGTAACCTCGGTGCCGACAAGCGCCGGCGGTTTCACATCAGGTATTGCCGCCGTCAACAAGCTTGTCGACAACACCATCTGGTCGCAGCGCTCCAATTTTATAGAAGTGCCCACCGATTGCCCGCAGCGCGACGAACGCCTCGGCTGGACCGGCGATGCGCAGGTCTTCGCCGGAGCGTCCTGCTGGCTTGCCGACAGCCAGTCCTTCCTCAAGAAATATCTTCGCGATGTGATCCACGACCAGCGCGCCAATGGCGCCGTTTCGCATTTTTCACCCGATCCCACTCGATTGCACCCGATCGACGGACGGGGTGACTGGGCTGGCTCGACCGGCTGGGGCGACGCGATTGTCATCATTCCCTGGCAGCTCTACCTGCATTACGGCGATAGCGCAGTGCTGGAAGAATGCTTCCCGGCGATGCTGGGCTGGCTCGAGTATCTCTGGGGAATTTCGGATGGACCGATCATACGCCCGCCCGCCGTCTGGGGCGAGCATGGCTTTACCTTCGGTGACTGGCTCCAGCCGGTGGGCGACAACAGGAAGCCACGGCCGACCGTAGCGGATGATTGCGCAGCCACCCTCTACCATTTCATTTCAACGCAGCTGACGGCAAAAATCGCCCGCATTCTTGGAGAGACTGTCGAGGCCGCTCGGCTGGAAAAGCGTGCCAACGAGATCAGGGCAGCATTCAGGAACGAGTTCTTTTCACCCTCCGGCCGCATTGCCCATAACGACCAGACATCCTGGTCTCTGGCGTTCCTCTATGGCCTTGTCCCGCCCGAATATGAGGAGGCCGCTCGCGGCTATTTCCGCAGAGTGGCAGAAGAGACCGACGGCGTTATCGGTACCGGATTCATTGGCACCCCTGCCCTGCTACCTGCGCTAACGCGGCTCGGCATGCTGGATCTTGCCGAAAAGATGTTCCTCAACCGGAAGGTCCCGGGCTGGCTTTATCAGGTCGAACGCGGCGCGACATCGATCTGGGAACGATGGGATGCGCTTGCCGAGGACGGCACGATCTATGATCCCGATATGAACAGCTATAACCACTATGCCTACGGCGCGGTGTGCCAATGGCTCTTCGAAGATGTTGCCGGCATCAAGCCGCTGGAAGACAAGCCCGGCTTCGAGGAAGTGGCCTTCGACCCCGCGATTCTGCCCGCCCTCTCACCGGTTTCGGCCTGGCATGACACGCGCTTCGGTCGCATCGAAGCTGGATGGACCCTGGAGGAGGGAACCGTCACATGCCGCCTGGTGCTGCCGCAGGGCGTGACCGCGCGTCTGCAAGGGAGAGGCGATCGCAAGTCGCTGCAGGCGAATGGCGCCCCGATCGAGCAAGGTGAGGAGACCAGGCTCGATGCAGGAGAACATACGATTACGTTTTCCATCTGA
- a CDS encoding LacI family transcriptional regulator, producing the protein MKNQAVNVTRDRITIRDVAQDAGVSVAAVSKVLRNAYGVSEVLRTKVETSIEKLNYRPSVAARAMRGRTQTVGVLVIELSNPFLAGVIEEANATLAENGFKALIGIGRSTSPIEASMIESMIDNRMDGVLIIAPRISGKVLERYARQIPIVVIAHHELHAQTYDTVNSDDRKGATLAVEAALRSGYENIAMLSYELADSPPTIVALQREKGYLDGMKTAGLAARIIRLPLVGADRRAAINDFLALKDRPRAVFVWSDLDAVPLINAARMSGIRVPEDLAIIGYDNSPMAVIPLVGLTSVDQNAAELGRTAAEILLSRIDGREEARHVLIEPHVEMRGST; encoded by the coding sequence ATGAAAAATCAGGCCGTTAACGTGACGAGGGACAGGATCACCATCCGGGACGTGGCGCAGGATGCCGGTGTCTCCGTCGCTGCGGTGTCGAAGGTTCTGCGCAATGCCTACGGCGTTAGTGAAGTCTTGCGAACGAAGGTCGAGACCTCGATCGAGAAGCTGAATTACCGACCTTCTGTGGCAGCGCGCGCCATGCGCGGCCGCACGCAGACAGTCGGTGTGCTGGTCATCGAATTGTCCAACCCCTTCCTGGCCGGGGTCATCGAGGAGGCGAATGCCACCTTGGCCGAAAACGGATTCAAGGCGCTGATCGGGATTGGTCGTTCCACGAGCCCGATCGAGGCATCGATGATCGAGTCGATGATCGACAATCGCATGGATGGCGTACTGATCATCGCGCCTCGCATATCGGGCAAGGTACTGGAGCGCTATGCACGTCAGATCCCGATCGTCGTCATTGCCCATCACGAGCTGCACGCCCAGACCTATGACACCGTTAATTCCGATGATCGCAAGGGTGCAACTTTGGCCGTGGAAGCGGCATTGCGGTCCGGCTACGAGAACATCGCGATGCTGAGCTATGAGCTCGCTGATTCACCGCCGACCATCGTCGCCCTCCAGCGCGAGAAGGGTTATCTTGACGGCATGAAGACGGCGGGTCTGGCGGCTCGCATCATCCGTCTGCCTCTGGTGGGAGCCGACCGCCGCGCCGCGATCAATGATTTCCTGGCCTTGAAGGACCGCCCGCGCGCGGTCTTCGTCTGGTCGGATCTTGATGCCGTGCCGCTCATCAATGCCGCGCGCATGAGCGGTATACGGGTTCCGGAAGATCTTGCGATTATCGGCTACGACAACTCGCCGATGGCGGTCATACCGCTCGTCGGCCTGACCAGCGTGGACCAGAACGCCGCCGAACTGGGCAGAACCGCTGCCGAGATATTGCTCAGCAGGATTGATGGCCGCGAAGAGGCTCGTCACGTGCTGATCGAGCCGCATGTCGAGATGCGCGGAAGCACCTGA
- a CDS encoding Rrf2 family transcriptional regulator, translated as MKLTRYTDYAIRVMIYLGSHEGEICSIRQVADAYDISQNHLMKVVQDLAKAGFVESIRGRNGGIRLDRPATSINLGSLLRHTEGLDDILECSSCSIRQGCGMPPILREATAAFVGVFDRYSVADITERKDVLRTLFAAA; from the coding sequence ATGAAGCTCACACGCTACACAGACTATGCGATCCGCGTGATGATTTACCTTGGATCACATGAGGGAGAGATCTGTTCGATCAGACAGGTCGCCGACGCTTATGACATCTCCCAGAACCACCTGATGAAAGTCGTTCAGGATCTCGCCAAAGCCGGGTTCGTGGAATCGATCAGAGGCAGAAATGGCGGGATCCGGCTCGATCGTCCGGCGACCTCCATCAATCTTGGCAGTTTGCTCCGACATACCGAAGGTCTGGATGATATTCTCGAGTGCTCCTCCTGCTCCATCAGACAAGGCTGCGGCATGCCCCCTATCCTGCGGGAAGCGACGGCCGCTTTTGTCGGGGTCTTCGATCGCTATAGCGTTGCCGACATTACAGAGCGGAAAGACGTCTTAAGAACGCTCTTTGCCGCGGCATAG